Proteins encoded within one genomic window of Bombina bombina isolate aBomBom1 chromosome 1, aBomBom1.pri, whole genome shotgun sequence:
- the DPM3 gene encoding dolichol-phosphate mannosyltransferase subunit 3, protein MTKLAEWLLGLSFLGVTWITLTFDLLSLNLPRPYQQVIWPLPVYLLVVFGCYSLATIGYRVATFNDCEKAAQELQEQIKDAKKDLTRKGFKF, encoded by the coding sequence ATGACCAAGCTGGCAGAGTGGCTGCTAGGACTTTCCTTTCTTGGAGTGACCTGGATCACCCTCACCTTTGACCTCCTGAGTTTGAACCTCCCTAGACCCTATCAGCAGGTCATCTGGCCTCTACCTGTCTACTTGCTAGTAGTGTTTGGCTGCTATTCCCTGGCAACTATTGGATACAGAGTGGCTACTTTCAATGACTGTGAGAAGGCAGCACAGGAGCTCCAAGAGCAGATTAAGGACGCAAAGAAAGACCTGACCAGGAAGgggtttaaattctaa